The genomic DNA GGAAGAATTTATTCCCGATATCAGGACGGTTAGGTTGGTCTCAACTGGTAATATAATGGCCCACATTCCCCAGATCACCCAGGCCCATATCGGTGACGGCAAGTATGATTTTACTCCCAGTTTTGAAGTTATTAAACCCTATCTGAAAGCCGGAGATTTTACGGTAGCAGATCTTGAAGGCATGCAGGCCGGTCCGGATATCGTTTCATCAGGATGGGGAATCAAAGGTTATACAGGGTTTCCGGAATTTAATGCTCCGAATGAACTATCAGAAGCCCTAGTCGATGCAGGAGTTAATATTTTTACCTTTGCCAATAACCATGGCATGGATCGTGGAGTAGAAGGATTAATGATCACCCTCGATCATGTTCACAGCCTCGGAGCCAAAACATTTGGCGCTTATAAAAGCCAGGAAGAACGAGATGAACCGGTCATCCTGGAGCATGACGGCATAAAAGTAGCCTTTATCGGATATACCTACAGCACAAACGAGATACCGATTCCTGAGGGCTATGAATACTGCCTTAATTTTGTCCGCGATTTTTCCGATATAACTCCCGTTATTGATGATATTGAAAAAGCGCGTCTTTACGGAGCAGACTTTATTGCTGTGTTCACTCACTGGGGCGCTGCAGAACACGCTCATGAACCCCAACCCCAGCGATTACGCGAAGTTGCTGCCGATCTTGCTGCTGCCGGCGCAGACTTGATCATTGGAGGCCATCCCAAGTTTATTCAACCGGCGGAATGGTTTTTCAACCCTAACGCCGATGGATCGGAAAGAGCAACTTTTGTCATCTACTCCCAGGGCAATTTCATTTCAAACCAGGGTGAAAACGACGGTTATAACACGATTTATAATGAGTTTGGACTACTTTTAAACATTGAGCTAAGTAAAAGTTTTGATACCGGTCAAACCTGGATAAGTGATGTTGATTACGAAATAACCTGGGTTCACCGTGACTGGCGTCATCGGGTCCTCCCCCTTTCAGCGGTGTTCGAAAGTTCACCCGAAGACTATAACCTCAGCGAATCACGGGTAAACCGCTTAAAAAGTATCTACGATTTTTCGAATGAAGTAGTTGAAAGATACGGCCATCTGGAAGATAAAGTACGAGCTATGGATATTTCCGAAATGCTATTTAACGAAGCTTCCGGAGGTAACTAGCTTGAAGATAGGCATTTTTACCGATAGTTTCAGACCATATACCAGTGGTGTGGTAAGATCGATAGAGCTGTTCACCCGCGAATTTACCAGTCGCGGTCACAAGGTATATATTTTTGGCCCTGATTACCCACTTCTTCACCCACCTAAAGAAGAAGGGGTTTTCCGTTTCATATCGGTTCCTGCTCCGACTATGCCGGAATTCTGGCTGCCGATTCCTATTTCCGTACAGCTCGGACCAACGATCAAGAAGTTGGGGCTCGACTTAATCCATGTTCACTCCCCATTTTTAATGGGCAGCCTTGGTGCCCGTGCAGCTCGAAGGTATAAATTACCGCTTCTCTTCACCTTTCATACGCTTTATGAACAATACGTTCATTATTTACCCCTGGTTGGCAAATCTTCCAAACAGGTTGTACAAACAATCGCCCGCGACTTCTGTAACCGCTGCAACACTGTTATAGCACCGTCCCAGATGGTAGTTAACTATCTTGAAAGAATCGGTGTTAAATCTCCTGTAATTGCAATCCCAACCGGAGTCGACCTTGAAGAGTTTCGCAATCTTAATCCGAACTGGCTGGTAGAAAACTATGGTGTTCGTCAGGATGAAAAAGTTTTGCTCTTTGTCGGCCGACTAGGCAAAGAAAAGAATGTAACCTTTTTGCTTAAAGCATTCAGTGAAGTCAATTCCGCAATCCCTGAGACAAGACTTGTATTGGTTGGTCAGGGTCCACTGGAGCATTATCTGCATAAACAGGCGGTAAAGTTGGGCATTCAAGACAAATTAACTTTCACCGGCATGCTGCCCCGCCATAAAATAATTCATTGCTATGCCAGCGCTGACCTTTTTGTATTTCCGTCCGTAACGGAAACACAGGGACTGGTTATCGGTGAAGCAAAAGCAACCGGGTTGCCGGTTATAGCCATTCGCGCTTTTGGCCCGGCCGAAATGGTCATACACGGCGATGATGGACTTTTAACAGATCCTACCCTCCCCTCATTTACCCAGGCCATACTGGATATATTGAAAGACCAGGCACTGCATGAAAAGATGAGTAATAATGCTTTAAAAAATGTAACACACATATCTTCTGCCAGCTGTGCAGAACGAATGCTTGAAGTTTACCAGGATCATATAGATTCGGGAAAGACGGCACCCCGAAGGCACTATCTCAATTATGAACTTGAAATTGAACGGATATGGAAGAACTATCGCTTCCGGGGCTACAGGTGATGAAGTTATAATCTCAAACAACTTCTGCTTGCGAACATTTTTATATTTCGGTATAATTAATGTTGCGCGTTGCGGGATGGTGTAGCGGTAGCACGGATGACTCTGGATCATCAAGCCGGGGTTCGATCCCCTGTCCCGCAGCCAGTTATTAAAAAGCCCCCTGCTCTGTTCAGCAGTGGGCTTTAATTCTAAGATAAGGAGCGAGCGACCTGTTATGCAGCAGCTTATAACCGGGATCATCCTAATTGCAGTCTTTTTTCTGTTGTTAATATTTGTTAAAAGCGGTTATCTTCGGAAGGAAAAAGAAAAAGAGGAAAATAAAAAAGATAAATAACCTATCTTAATTCCTTCTCGATATATTCAGCGGCTCTTTCCAATCTTGCTGCCGTTTCTTCTTTTCCCAGCAGGATCATAATTTCAAATAATCCCGGTCCGCCCATAACTCCTGTCAGGGCTAGGCGGGCTAGCGGTATCAGACAGCCTTTTGAAACCTCAAGATTTTCTGCAAGAAGGTTTATGCAATTCTCTGCCGATTCATGGTTAAACTCTGGAAGCGCTTTCAAGACCTCCGCTGTCTTTTGCAGAAACTCTGCTGAACCTTCTTTCAAGAAATGCTTTTTCAAACCTTTCTCATCATAGGAAAAATTACTTTCAAAGAAATAAACAGAAAGATCAGCCAGTTCAATAAGCGTTTTTGCCCTTTCACGAACGGCATTAATTACTCTCTTAATAAATGCTTTTTGAAATTCTTCAACCGGTTCTTTAACCAATCCTTTTCGTTTAAAGAAAGGAACAGCAGCCTCATATAATCGTTCTAGATTATATTCCCTTAGATAGTGACTGTTCATCCAACCCAATTTATTAATATCATAAATAGCAGCTGTTTTATTGACCTTTTTAAGGGAAAATTTATCAATCATAGAATCCAGGCTTAATATCTCTTCATCATTTCCCGGAGACCAGCCGAGTAGTACCATATAATTAATTAACGCTTCCGGTAGATATCCTTCATTTCTAAATTCCTCAACCGAGGTAGCTCCGTGCCTTTTACTCAGTTTGCTGCGGTCCGGGGCCAGAATCATCGGAACATGGGCAAATCGCGGCTTCGAATACCCCAGAGCGTTAAAACATAACTGCTGGCGAGGTGTATTTGACAGATG from Bacillota bacterium includes the following:
- a CDS encoding CapA family protein, translated to MRRIYFFAILVIFITISFIIGMKTGSAFPPEAIFNGLFETSAEEVEEEPAPEPEEEEFIPDIRTVRLVSTGNIMAHIPQITQAHIGDGKYDFTPSFEVIKPYLKAGDFTVADLEGMQAGPDIVSSGWGIKGYTGFPEFNAPNELSEALVDAGVNIFTFANNHGMDRGVEGLMITLDHVHSLGAKTFGAYKSQEERDEPVILEHDGIKVAFIGYTYSTNEIPIPEGYEYCLNFVRDFSDITPVIDDIEKARLYGADFIAVFTHWGAAEHAHEPQPQRLREVAADLAAAGADLIIGGHPKFIQPAEWFFNPNADGSERATFVIYSQGNFISNQGENDGYNTIYNEFGLLLNIELSKSFDTGQTWISDVDYEITWVHRDWRHRVLPLSAVFESSPEDYNLSESRVNRLKSIYDFSNEVVERYGHLEDKVRAMDISEMLFNEASGGN
- a CDS encoding glycosyltransferase family 4 protein → MKIGIFTDSFRPYTSGVVRSIELFTREFTSRGHKVYIFGPDYPLLHPPKEEGVFRFISVPAPTMPEFWLPIPISVQLGPTIKKLGLDLIHVHSPFLMGSLGARAARRYKLPLLFTFHTLYEQYVHYLPLVGKSSKQVVQTIARDFCNRCNTVIAPSQMVVNYLERIGVKSPVIAIPTGVDLEEFRNLNPNWLVENYGVRQDEKVLLFVGRLGKEKNVTFLLKAFSEVNSAIPETRLVLVGQGPLEHYLHKQAVKLGIQDKLTFTGMLPRHKIIHCYASADLFVFPSVTETQGLVIGEAKATGLPVIAIRAFGPAEMVIHGDDGLLTDPTLPSFTQAILDILKDQALHEKMSNNALKNVTHISSASCAERMLEVYQDHIDSGKTAPRRHYLNYELEIERIWKNYRFRGYR
- the gltX gene encoding glutamate--tRNA ligase, which gives rise to MPEVRVRFAPSPTGELHIGGARTALFNLLFVRKEKGTFVLRIDDTDTERSRNEYIDKLIESMSWLGLNWDEGPYYQSQRLKEYQKEANRLLVEGKAYQCYCSVEELAAGREEARKENKTYLYPGICRNLTQDRIDVFEKEGRKPVIRLITPDFGSTVVHDEIRGEVSFENEHLDDFIIVKSNGQPTYNFASVVDDMQMKISHIIRAEEHLSNTPRQQLCFNALGYSKPRFAHVPMILAPDRSKLSKRHGATSVEEFRNEGYLPEALINYMVLLGWSPGNDEEILSLDSMIDKFSLKKVNKTAAIYDINKLGWMNSHYLREYNLERLYEAAVPFFKRKGLVKEPVEEFQKAFIKRVINAVRERAKTLIELADLSVYFFESNFSYDEKGLKKHFLKEGSAEFLQKTAEVLKALPEFNHESAENCINLLAENLEVSKGCLIPLARLALTGVMGGPGLFEIMILLGKEETAARLERAAEYIEKELR